TGCATCTGGTGATGCCCGGCGCGCTCTCCGACCCCGCCAACCTCGAGACGCTCCTGCGAAATTGCCGCGCTTATCCCAACGCGAAACTCGTGCTCGCCCACGCTGCCCGGGGGTTCCATGCGCCCAACACGGTCCGCGCCATCGGCCGCCTGCGGGGCCTCGAGAACGTGTGGTTCGACACGTCGGCCGTGTGTGAAGCAACGCCGCTGCTGGCAATCCTCGAGACGTTCGGTCCGCGAAAACTCATGTGGGGCAGCGATTTCCCCGTATGTTTTCAGCGCGGACGCTGCGTGACCGCCGGCGACGGGTTCTTCTGGCTCGGGCCCGAGCATATCGACGCATCGTCCATGTTCGCGCCGCGATTGGCCCTGGTCGGCCTCGAAGAGCTGCGCGCCCTGGCCGATGCCGCCGCCCAATTCGGACTCGACCCCTGCGACCTCCAGGACGTGTTCCACGACAACGCGGCGCGACTCCTCGGGCTGCTGCCCGCGACGGCCAATGCGACCCAGGAGCGGTACGACTACGCGAAAAAGCACATTCCGGGCGGCACGCAGCTTCTGAGCAAACGGCCCGAGATGCTTGCGCCGAATCAATGGCCCGCGTATTACCGCGAGGCCCGGGGCTGCGAGATCTGGGACCTCGACGGCCGGCGCTACTACGACATGTCCATCCACGGCATCGGCGCGTGCCTGCTCGGGTACGCCGACCCCGACGTCTCGCGGGCGGTCCGCCGCCGCGTGACACTGGGAAGCTGGTCGACCCTCAACCCGCCCGAGGAAGTCGCCCTGGCCGACCGGCTGTTCGCGATACACCCGTGGGCAAACCAGGTGCGCTACGCCCGGTGCGGCGGCGAATCGGCGGCGGTGGCCGTCCGCATCGCCCGCGCGACCACGGGCCGCAGCCACGTGGCCATCTGCGGGTACCACGGCTGGCACGATTGGTATCTCGCCGCGAACCTGGGCGACGACGACTCCCTCGACGGCCATCTCCTGCCCGGTCTCAAGCCCAAAGGCGTGCCCAAGGAACTCCGGGGCACCGTCCACACTTTCCGTCACGGCAATATCGACGAATTTCATGCGGTTCTGGACCAGTACGGCGACAAGCTCGCCGCAGTCGTCATGGAACCCTGCCGCCACCACGACCCCGAGCGGGGTTTCCTCGAATCCGTGCGCGACGGCGTCCACAAACACGGCGCGCTCCTCATTTTCGACGAGATCACCATCGGGTGGCGGCTCAACTTCGGCGGGTCCCATCTGCGGATGGGGGTCAATCCCGACATGGCCCTGTTTGCCAAGACCATCAGCAACGGCCACCCCATGGCGGCCGTGATCGGCACGAAGGAGGCCATGGAAGGCGCGCACGAGTCCTTCATCAGCAGCAGCTACTGGACCGAGGGCGTCGGACCCACGGCTGCCCTCGCCACGCTCGACAAAATGGAGCGCGAACGGGTTTGGGAACACGCGGGCCGCATCGGGCGTCTGGTCAAAGCCGCCTGGCAGCGGCGCGCCCAAGCCCACGGCGTGCCCATCAAGGTGGACGACGGCTACCCCTGCCTGTCGCACTTCGCGTTCGACCATCCCGACGCCACCGCTCTGCGCACGTACTACACCCAGTTGATGCTCGAACGCGGATTCCTTGCCGGGACCGCCGTCTACGTCACTCTCGCGCATACGGAGGCCATCGTGGAACAGTTCGAGGAGGCGTTGGACGGCGTGTTCGCCGAGCTCGCCACGGCTCTCGCGGAAAACACCGTCGCCCGCCGCCTCAAAGGTCCTTTGGCCCACAGCGGCTTCGCCAGGCTCGTGTAGGCAATGCAGGGCTGCGGGACCTGCTTGTCTCGTCTCGCAGCGCCGTCTGCTTCCCGTCCAGCCGGCCTTGTTCGGCGGCCGCGACCTGTTGAAATGCGGGAGAACCGGTTCTACAATGCGCACGGGCTGCGGAAAACCCAAACGAGCCGCCGAGGAGGCCCTGTCCAAACCATTGACACGGGGGGAAATTCGCGCAGTCGCCGGCCGCATCAAGAAAGAGCCGGAACCGTTAACCGTCAACCGCGTTCGAGCGGAATAAAGGAGCTGGGACCATGAAAAAGCTCGTTGGAATCGCGTTAACCGCCTTGGTTGCCGTCGCGCTGAGCGCGCAGGCCGCGCCGCCTGAAGGCGAGGGATGGCGCTCCCTCTTCAACGGCCAGAACCTCGACGGCTGGGAGAACAAATCGGGCCAGGCCGAGATTTGGCAGGTGAAAGACGGCGTCATCGACTGCAACCCGCGCGTCGATCTGCCGGGCGACAAGTCCCTGTGGTGTAAAGAGTCCTTCGGCGACTTCCAGCTCTTCATCGAATGGCGCATCAAGGGCACCAAGGGCGAATATCCTGTGCCGACAGTGTTGCCCGACGGCAGCTTCAAGACCGACGAAAACGGCAAGGTCATCATCACCCCGACACCCAACGCCGACTCCGGCATCTACCTGCGCGGGTCGGACAAGTCGCAGATCAACATCTGGTGCTGGCCAATCGGCTCGGGCGAGGTCTGGGGTTACCGCATGGACGACACGATGCCGCCCGAGGTGCGCGCGGGCGTGACGCCTAAAACGAAGGCCGACAAGCCCATCGGCGAATGGAACACCTTCATGATCACCATGAAAGGCGACCGCCTGACCGTCGAGTTGAACGGAAAGACGGTCATCGAGAACGCCCAGATGCCCGGCGTGCCCGAGAAAGGCCCGCTCGCGCTCCAGCATCACGGCGGCTACAACAAGGCAGACGACCAGTGGAACCCTGCCTCAAGCCTCGTGCAGTTTCGAAACATCTACGTCAAGGAACTGGGCGAGAAATAAGCAGCAGCCGGGGACTGTCGAGCGTTAGAGAACCCGCTTCCGGACTCTTTCAACGGCGCCACTGTCCCCCTCCAGCGACAGCTATTGGGACGCCGCCGTGATAACCTTGCCAACAAGGCCTTCCGGCGCGCAGGCACCGGCGATGTCCTGACCG
This genomic interval from Candidatus Hydrogenedentota bacterium contains the following:
- a CDS encoding DUF1080 domain-containing protein, whose protein sequence is MKKLVGIALTALVAVALSAQAAPPEGEGWRSLFNGQNLDGWENKSGQAEIWQVKDGVIDCNPRVDLPGDKSLWCKESFGDFQLFIEWRIKGTKGEYPVPTVLPDGSFKTDENGKVIITPTPNADSGIYLRGSDKSQINIWCWPIGSGEVWGYRMDDTMPPEVRAGVTPKTKADKPIGEWNTFMITMKGDRLTVELNGKTVIENAQMPGVPEKGPLALQHHGGYNKADDQWNPASSLVQFRNIYVKELGEK
- a CDS encoding aminotransferase class III-fold pyridoxal phosphate-dependent enzyme; translated protein: MSGHWTITDYDKTLTGELTGLLPPKIFDVHAHLYRVRDINAPSLALAHEGPDTVRVETWRERLGALLPGAELVGGLFFPYVARQCDNAAANAFLVEQVSTQPGSRGLVIATPAMSEKDGAALLGHEGIIGFKPYHCYAAREDTANATVNEYVPDWVWRLCHEHGGILMLHLVMPGALSDPANLETLLRNCRAYPNAKLVLAHAARGFHAPNTVRAIGRLRGLENVWFDTSAVCEATPLLAILETFGPRKLMWGSDFPVCFQRGRCVTAGDGFFWLGPEHIDASSMFAPRLALVGLEELRALADAAAQFGLDPCDLQDVFHDNAARLLGLLPATANATQERYDYAKKHIPGGTQLLSKRPEMLAPNQWPAYYREARGCEIWDLDGRRYYDMSIHGIGACLLGYADPDVSRAVRRRVTLGSWSTLNPPEEVALADRLFAIHPWANQVRYARCGGESAAVAVRIARATTGRSHVAICGYHGWHDWYLAANLGDDDSLDGHLLPGLKPKGVPKELRGTVHTFRHGNIDEFHAVLDQYGDKLAAVVMEPCRHHDPERGFLESVRDGVHKHGALLIFDEITIGWRLNFGGSHLRMGVNPDMALFAKTISNGHPMAAVIGTKEAMEGAHESFISSSYWTEGVGPTAALATLDKMERERVWEHAGRIGRLVKAAWQRRAQAHGVPIKVDDGYPCLSHFAFDHPDATALRTYYTQLMLERGFLAGTAVYVTLAHTEAIVEQFEEALDGVFAELATALAENTVARRLKGPLAHSGFARLV